The genomic region CAAGTCGGAGCCGGACGACCTGGATGCGGCCGCGACCGCGCTGCGCGAGGCGACCGAGGAGGTCGGGCTCGACGCGGCAGCGGCGCACGTCTCGGTCCTCGGGGTGCTCGAGGAAGTGTGGATCCCGGTGAGCGACTTCCGGATCATCCCGGTCGTCGCCGTCGCCGAGCGGCGGCCGGCGCTGGTCGCCGCACCGGCGGAGGTGGCCCGCATCCTCACGCCGCCCCTCGAGGCGTTCCTCCCGGGCGCTCCGATCGAGGTGCTGGACCGGATGGTCCGCGACTGGCCACTCCGCTTCGGGGGCTACCGCATCGACGGGCTCCACGTATGGGGCGCGACCGCCCGGATCCTCGGTCAGCTCGGCGCGGTCCTCGGCGCGGATCAGTAGGGCTCTCCTTCGCGGGCGGTCGGCTCGCGTGGCCGATCGCGGGCCGCGAGTCCGCCGATCGCCGGCGCGTCCCGGGTGGACGAGGCGAGTGCTGGACGTGCCACGCCCTCGAGGACCGCCCGGCCCGTCTCGTCATCGGCGGCGAACTCGACGACGATCGCCCGCATCTCGGAGTGCTCCGTCCAGGCCGCATGGAGAACGTCCGCGGGCCAGAGCACCGCCTCGCCGGCATTCACCCGCGAGCGCTCCTCGCCGACCGCGACCCAGCCGCCGCCTTCGATGACGACGAACCACGTCGTGTTCGGATTCGAGTGCGGAGCGATGTGGGCGCTGCGAGCGAAGGCGAACTCGGCGATCGAGCCGCGTCCGTCGGCGTGGACGACGACCCCGGTCAGGCCGGTCGTGCCGGCCGGGCCCTCCGGACGACGATGCCCGACGCCGAACCGAACGACCTCCACGGCCGGTTCAGCGCCGCTTGCGGCCGCGCTTCGACGGGGCCACCCGGACGGGCTTGGCCGAGGCGCGCCCGGTGGCCTTGGGGCGGATGGTCGACTCCGGATGAGCGTATTTGGTGCGCGTGAAGTAGCGCTGCTTGGCGAGCTTGAGCTCGTACGCCGCGAGGACCGGCGGGAAGTGCGAGAAGCGGATCCAGACGAAGACGGCCAGGCCGATGGTGAGCGTGACCGGCACGAAGAAGAAGTCGAAGACGAAGACCGAGAAGACGAGGACGAGGCTGAACGTGATGATCCCGGTCCAGAGGAGCCACTCGTACAGGTCGAGGTACGGGGGGTGACCGTGGAGCCGCCGCGTGCGGAGGTTGTACATCGCGACGAGGACGACGAGCCAGACGAGGGACGCGACGACGATCGGGATGAAGAGGTCGTGGAAGTTCCGGCTGTTGAACGGCAGGAACAGGTAGTCCCACGGGGCGAGCTTCACGGTCGACTGGGTCCTCCACGCGATCGCCGCCCGGACGGGTCCAGAGTCCGGTCGGCGGGCCCGAGTATGCCACGGACCCGGGTATACTCGCGCCGGACCGGGACGGATCCCGCCGCCGAATGGGAGGAAACCGGGGTGCGTGCCCTGCTCTCCGTGGCCGACCGTGACGGGATCTCGACCTTGGCTCGCGACCTCCGCACGCTCGATGTCGAGATGTTCGCGACGGATGGGACCCGCGAGCACCTCGCGGCGGACGGCATCGAGGTCCGCGCCGTCTCGGACCTGACGAATGTCCCGCCGCTCGTCGGCGGCCAGGTCAAGACGTTCCATCCCGCGGTCTACGCGGGGATCCTCGCGCGGCGCGACGTGCCGGCCCAGCTCGAGCAGCTGGCGGAGCACGGCATCGGCCTGATCGACATCGTCGTCGTCAACGTCAAGGCGTTCGCCCCGGAGGTGGGAGCCCGCCTCGTGCGGATCGACGAGGCCATCGAGATGATCGACATCGGCGGGGCGGCCCTCCTCGGCGCCGCGGCGCGGAACAGTGCCGGCGTGGCCGCCGTCGCGAGCCCGCGCCACTACCCGCAGCTCATCGCCGAGCTGCGAGCGTTCAGCGGCGTCTCGGCCGAGTTCCGCCAGCTCCTCGCCGCCGACGCGTTCGGCGCGATCGCCGCCTACCACGCGGAGATCGCCGCCTATCTCAATCAGGTGAGCGGCAAGACATTCCCCACCCGGCTCGCCATGGTCCTCGAGAAGGTGGAGGACCTCCGCTACGGCGAGAATCCCCACCAACGGGCGGCGTTCTACCGGGAGACGACGCATCGAAGCGGGACCCTCGCGGACGGGGCTCGACTGCAGGGCGCCGCGCCGTCCTTCAACAACCTGCTCGACCTCGACGCGGCATATCGGATCGCGTCGGACTACACCGGGCCGACGGTCGTGATCGGGAAGCACACGGACCCGGTCGGGATCGCGTCGCACGACGAGCTCGTCGAAGCGTACCGGCACGCCCTCGAGACGGATCCCGTCGCGAGCTTCGGTGGCATCGTGGCGGTGAACCGGACGCTCGATGGGGCGACCGCCCGGGAGATCGCCGCCAACAGTTACGAGGCGGTCATCGCGCCGGGCTTCACCGACGCGGCGTTCGGCATCCTCCGCGGCAAGGCGGGCCTCGAGCTCCTGTCCGTGCCCCCGGATCCCACGGACGGGATGCGCGACTACGGGATCGCCTCCCTCGACTTCAAGCGCGTCGCCGGCGGCCTCCTCGTCGAGACGTTGGACGACCTCGGGCTCGACAAGGGACAGCTCCAGGTCGTGACGCGGCGACGACCGACGCTCGAGGAGCTCACGGACCTCCTCTTCGCCTGGCGGGCAGTTCGCCACGTCCGCTCGAATGCGATCGTCCTCGGCCGCGGCGGTGCGACCGTCGGGATCGGCGCGGCCCAGGCGAGCCGCCAGGTCGCCGTGGAGATCGCCCTCCGACGCGCGGGCGACCGTGCCAGGACCGCGGTCATGGCGTCGGACGCATATTTCCCGTTCCCGGACGGCATCCAGGCCGCCGCGAACGCGGGCGTCACGGCGATCATCCAGCCGGGTGGATCAATCCGCGACGAGATGGCGATCGAGGCCGCCGACCGCCACCACCTCGCGATGGTCTTCACCGGCCGTCGCCACTTCCGCCACTGAGATGGAGCAGGTCCTCGCGCTCGACATGGTCCGCGTGACGGAGGCGGCCGCCATCGCCTCCGCCCGCTACATGGGCCGCGGCGATCGGATGGGGGCGGATCGCGCGGCGACCGAGGCGATGCGCCGCACGATGGACGAGCTCGAGATGGCCGGCACGATCGTCATCGGCGAGGGCGAGCGCGACGAGGCGCCGATGCTCTACATCGGCGAGCAGGTCGGCCGCCTGGCCGGCCGGCCGGGCGCCGATCCCGGGGAGGGACAGGCGATCGATATCGCCGTCGATCCGCTCGAGGGGACGAACCTCGTCGCGATGGGCCAGTCCAACGCGATCACGGTGCTCGCCGCCTCGGAGCGGGGTGGGTTGCTGCACGCACCGGACACGTACCTCGAGAAGCTGTGCGTCGGACCGGTCGCGGCCGGTCGCGTCGACATCCGCCTCTCGCCGACGGAGAACGTCGGGCGGATCGCGTCGGCCCTCGGGCGGAGCGTCTCGGATATCACCGTGGTCATCCTCGACCGACCGCGTCACGAGACGCTCATCGCGGAGGTCCGCGATGCCGGTGCCAGGATCAAGCTCATCAGCGACGGCGACCTCTCGGCGGCGATCTCGTGCGCGGTGTCCGGCACCGGCGTCCATGCCGTCATGGGCATCGGCGGCGCGCCCGAGGGCGTCATCACGGCCGCCGCGCTCCGCTGTCTCGGCGGCGAGATCCAGGCCCGCTTCCGCTTCCGCAACGACGAGGAGCGACGGCGGGCGGTCGCGATGGGCCACGGCGACGAGGACCATGTCTACACGACCGAGGAGCTCGCGTCCGGAGAGAACCTCGTGTTCGCCGCCACCGGCGTGACGGAGGGGGACCTGCTCCAGGGCGTCCGGTTCTTCGGCGGCGGAGCCCGGACCCACTCGCTCGTGATGGCCTACCGGACGAAGCAGGTCCGCTTCGTCGACACCGTTCACATGTTCGACCGCAACCGACCCCCGAGCGTCCGCCTGTAGGGACGATCTGACCGGACCGCCGGCGCAGGCGCTCCGCGCTCAGTCTCCGAGCGGATGCCAGCGGCCGCTGGCCATGTCCCAGCGGGCGATCGGGCGGACCGCGGACGGACCCTCGAGACGCGCCTGCCGATCGCGAGCGGTGGCGACCCGCTCGCTCCAGTCCGGCGGCACGAGCCCCGGCGCGACGTCGGCGAGCGGGGCGAGGACGAACAGCCGCTCGCGCGCGAGGGGATGCGGGACCGTCAGCGGCAGGCCGGACTTCGATGGGTCGGCGGATCGCCCCTCAGGCGGACGCGCGACCGAGAGCCGGGCACGGCCGAAGATGAGCAGATCGAGGTCGAGCTCCCGCGGACCCCACCGTGCGCGGGCCTGCCGGCCGAAGCCTCGTTCGAGGTCCTTGAGCGCGACAAGCAGCTCCATCGCCCCGGTCCCCGGATCCGGACCGGCCGGCACGTCGAGCGCCACAACCGCGTTCCGGAACTCCGGCTGGTCCGCGACACCCCACGGCTCCGTCGCGTAGAGGCGTGACACCGCACGAACGGACGCTCCGGGAAGGCCAGCGAGCGACGCGGCGGCGGCGGCGAGCGTCGACCCCGCGTCGCCGAGGTTCGCACCGAGGCCGACATAGGCGCGCACGCGCCGTGCTCGCCGCGCATTCACCGTCGCGATCGTCCGTGCTCCCTCGCTAGACTCGATCGATGGCTCGGGTCATCGTCCGCATCCTCCATCCGCCGCTCGCTCCGTCCGCCGCGCCACTCGAGCACAGACTCGCGGAGGCCCGCCTCTCTGGCGCCGAACGGCACGTCGCGAGCTTCAGGCGCGCTGGTGCCG from Chloroflexota bacterium harbors:
- the purH gene encoding bifunctional phosphoribosylaminoimidazolecarboxamide formyltransferase/IMP cyclohydrolase, whose amino-acid sequence is MRALLSVADRDGISTLARDLRTLDVEMFATDGTREHLAADGIEVRAVSDLTNVPPLVGGQVKTFHPAVYAGILARRDVPAQLEQLAEHGIGLIDIVVVNVKAFAPEVGARLVRIDEAIEMIDIGGAALLGAAARNSAGVAAVASPRHYPQLIAELRAFSGVSAEFRQLLAADAFGAIAAYHAEIAAYLNQVSGKTFPTRLAMVLEKVEDLRYGENPHQRAAFYRETTHRSGTLADGARLQGAAPSFNNLLDLDAAYRIASDYTGPTVVIGKHTDPVGIASHDELVEAYRHALETDPVASFGGIVAVNRTLDGATAREIAANSYEAVIAPGFTDAAFGILRGKAGLELLSVPPDPTDGMRDYGIASLDFKRVAGGLLVETLDDLGLDKGQLQVVTRRRPTLEELTDLLFAWRAVRHVRSNAIVLGRGGATVGIGAAQASRQVAVEIALRRAGDRARTAVMASDAYFPFPDGIQAAANAGVTAIIQPGGSIRDEMAIEAADRHHLAMVFTGRRHFRH
- a CDS encoding cupin domain-containing protein encodes the protein MEVVRFGVGHRRPEGPAGTTGLTGVVVHADGRGSIAEFAFARSAHIAPHSNPNTTWFVVIEGGGWVAVGEERSRVNAGEAVLWPADVLHAAWTEHSEMRAIVVEFAADDETGRAVLEGVARPALASSTRDAPAIGGLAARDRPREPTAREGEPY
- the folK gene encoding 2-amino-4-hydroxy-6-hydroxymethyldihydropteridine diphosphokinase, with translation MATVNARRARRVRAYVGLGANLGDAGSTLAAAAASLAGLPGASVRAVSRLYATEPWGVADQPEFRNAVVALDVPAGPDPGTGAMELLVALKDLERGFGRQARARWGPRELDLDLLIFGRARLSVARPPEGRSADPSKSGLPLTVPHPLARERLFVLAPLADVAPGLVPPDWSERVATARDRQARLEGPSAVRPIARWDMASGRWHPLGD
- the glpX gene encoding class II fructose-bisphosphatase gives rise to the protein MEQVLALDMVRVTEAAAIASARYMGRGDRMGADRAATEAMRRTMDELEMAGTIVIGEGERDEAPMLYIGEQVGRLAGRPGADPGEGQAIDIAVDPLEGTNLVAMGQSNAITVLAASERGGLLHAPDTYLEKLCVGPVAAGRVDIRLSPTENVGRIASALGRSVSDITVVILDRPRHETLIAEVRDAGARIKLISDGDLSAAISCAVSGTGVHAVMGIGGAPEGVITAAALRCLGGEIQARFRFRNDEERRRAVAMGHGDEDHVYTTEELASGENLVFAATGVTEGDLLQGVRFFGGGARTHSLVMAYRTKQVRFVDTVHMFDRNRPPSVRL
- a CDS encoding CoA pyrophosphatase — protein: MRLEGAIARLERLRDGGGGPLPRGPEILMPRFTDGRRGPRLDIPPGARQAAVLVLVHPSDDGEARVVLTERTTYEGLHSGEVSFPGGKSEPDDLDAAATALREATEEVGLDAAAAHVSVLGVLEEVWIPVSDFRIIPVVAVAERRPALVAAPAEVARILTPPLEAFLPGAPIEVLDRMVRDWPLRFGGYRIDGLHVWGATARILGQLGAVLGADQ